In Mustela erminea isolate mMusErm1 chromosome 8, mMusErm1.Pri, whole genome shotgun sequence, a genomic segment contains:
- the LOC116597110 gene encoding protein argonaute 18-like — protein MALGINRVPLYFLTPEISERKWGPVAPASPQLQCCSVPKESAISVRARQKLGSGRPVPAERWRARGEHLRERGQQQESSGRTGQLKGKLWRGRHQRGEKGRGSGISSEGRRVGGAGGGATGARKRRDAHREEGVLLEGCGSGRLYRGGHDGTKGREQCLPSGLELRSSSLAEAEGVRSEGDGMGGSKEGSGGVDTGEEEGTRSGTAPEETLVGPTPGSEERRSQCRSL, from the exons ATGGCGTTGGGAATTAACCGCGTTCCTCTATATTTCTTGACA ccagaaataagtgaaaggaAGTGGGGGCCAGTCGCACCCGCGAGTCCTCAGCTTCAATGCTGCTCTGTTCCTAAGGAGAGTGCAATCTCGGTGCGGGCAAGGCAGAAACTAGGCTCTGGGAGACCCGTGCCGGCGGAAAGGTGGCGGGCCCGCGGGGAGCACCTGAGGGAACGGGGACAGCAGCAGGAGAGCTCGGGCAGGACTGGGCAGCTCAAGGGGAAGCTCTGGAGAGGCCGACaccagagaggggagaaggggcgTGGGTCGGGGATCTCCTCAGAGGGGCGTCGAGTGGGTGGCGCTGGAGGAGGTGCCACAGGGGCCCGGAAGAGGAGGGACGCTCACCGGGAGGAGGGGGTGCTCTTGGAGGGGTGCGGGTCTGGGCGGCTCTACAGGGGAGGGCACGACGGCACCAAGGGCCGAGAACAGTGCCTCCCGAGCGGCTTGGAGCTGCGCAGCTCTAGCCTGGCCGAAGCCGAGGGGGTCCGCTCCGAGGGGGACGGGATGGGCGGCTCTAAGGAAGGTTCTGGAGGAGTCGACACGGGGGAAGAAGAGGGCACGCGGAGCGGCACCGCTCCAGAGGAGACTCTGGTGGGGCCAACACCAGGAAGTGAAGAAAGAAG